A single Natranaerobius thermophilus JW/NM-WN-LF DNA region contains:
- a CDS encoding YbaK/EbsC family protein, translated as MLQAKDRVKEYINSLDLDLQVIEFEEGSTKTAQMAADKLGVAVGQIAKSILFKADDEPVLIVTSGDVKVHTSSLKKVIGAKPKMAKPEECLEITGFYPGGLCPFALKQPIRILIDKSMGRFEKVYAAAGSADTAVPITINDLLTVTGGELVDVCRKE; from the coding sequence ATGTTACAAGCAAAGGATAGAGTTAAGGAATACATCAACTCATTAGACTTGGATCTACAAGTCATTGAATTTGAAGAAGGCTCAACCAAAACAGCTCAAATGGCAGCAGATAAACTTGGAGTAGCAGTAGGACAGATTGCTAAATCAATTTTATTTAAAGCTGATGATGAGCCAGTATTAATTGTCACCAGTGGAGACGTTAAGGTACATACCAGTTCATTAAAAAAGGTTATAGGAGCCAAACCTAAAATGGCTAAACCTGAAGAGTGCTTGGAAATCACTGGATTTTATCCTGGTGGTTTATGTCCCTTTGCTTTGAAACAGCCTATCAGAATCTTAATTGACAAAAGCATGGGAAGGTTTGAAAAGGTTTATGCCGCAGCTGGCTCAGCCGATACTGCTGTCCCGATAACAATAAATGACCTTTTAACTGTAACTGGTGGAGAATTGGTGGATGTTTGCCGAAAAGAATAA
- a CDS encoding GNAT family N-acetyltransferase, whose product MNYYKKLIGTKVYLSPVNPEDYEKYTEWVNDLEISINLSFAYKIFSEQQEKEMLQQMSKDGYQFAVVKKDAEELIGNCGLHNVDLINRSAELGIFIGDKNCWDGGYGVDAVNLLLDYAFNLLNLNSVYLRVHSFNDRAIQCYKKCGFKEIGRRREAYIIGGNKYDDVYMDILASEFEYDSQIIKYI is encoded by the coding sequence ATGAATTACTATAAAAAGTTAATTGGCACGAAAGTCTATCTTTCACCTGTTAATCCCGAGGATTATGAAAAATATACCGAGTGGGTAAATGATCTGGAAATATCAATTAATTTATCCTTTGCTTATAAGATTTTTTCAGAACAACAAGAAAAAGAAATGCTTCAGCAGATGAGTAAAGATGGTTATCAGTTTGCCGTAGTTAAAAAAGATGCTGAGGAATTAATTGGCAATTGTGGATTGCACAATGTTGATTTGATAAATAGATCAGCTGAGCTGGGAATTTTTATTGGTGATAAAAATTGTTGGGATGGTGGTTATGGAGTAGATGCCGTCAATTTATTGCTCGACTACGCTTTTAATCTCCTTAATTTAAACAGTGTTTACTTGAGGGTTCATTCATTTAATGATAGAGCAATTCAATGTTATAAAAAGTGTGGCTTTAAAGAAATCGGTAGAAGAAGAGAGGCCTACATCATCGGAGGTAATAAGTATGATGATGTTTACATGGATATATTAGCCAGTGAATTTGAGTACGATAGCCAAATAATAAAATACATTTAG
- a CDS encoding YdcF family protein yields the protein MLIIFAAIRIWTFGAQNELVDADAAIVLGAAVWDGQPSPVFEERLNHAIWIYENEYVDKLILTGGKAEDTDRAESQVAKDYAIKNQVQKDDILIETKSSITEENFKYAQEIAAEHELESFIVVSDPLHMRRAITIAETKGMDVYPSPTPGSAYETLRSQVPFLIREVIFYIGYIISLPYR from the coding sequence ATGTTAATAATTTTTGCTGCTATTAGAATTTGGACTTTTGGAGCACAGAATGAGCTGGTTGATGCAGATGCGGCGATTGTCTTAGGGGCAGCTGTATGGGATGGTCAACCCTCTCCTGTTTTTGAAGAGAGGTTAAATCACGCCATTTGGATTTACGAAAACGAATATGTAGACAAACTTATACTTACTGGAGGTAAAGCTGAAGATACGGACCGTGCTGAATCTCAAGTTGCAAAAGATTATGCTATAAAAAATCAAGTTCAAAAGGATGATATTCTGATTGAAACTAAATCAAGTATAACAGAAGAAAATTTTAAATATGCTCAAGAAATAGCTGCTGAACACGAGCTTGAATCTTTTATTGTAGTAAGTGATCCTCTGCATATGAGACGCGCTATTACTATTGCGGAAACAAAGGGAATGGATGTTTATCCTTCACCAACCCCGGGCTCTGCTTATGAAACATTGAGGAGTCAAGTACCCTTTCTGATACGGGAGGTAATATTTTATATAGGTTATATAATTTCTTTACCATACCGATAA
- a CDS encoding IS6 family transposase has protein sequence MTKVVCPRCNNNCSDKFYRFGFDNHGHQKYQCQECFSQFAPKTLSKGGDKRGPNKPRKYPSCPKCGKATFLHHDYEFYSNLRCWDKSCNHSFYVPKPQSIPEPSQLDIDGKVDFSNMRHSLHTVIRALYLYFINGSSTRGVSQFLIDCEGIKVSHVTIADWTKKFAPLFLYISRYLKPIDLDSSDEWHVDETVIKIKGKRFYAWTVIDAETRFVLAFHLSPYRDSQAAFKVLNYAKKHFGQPHSIVTDRYWAYNAPIKVLFPNSNHIRVESFQDDISNNLIESFFQIFKSWVKQRRGFASFQSANKLIAVFVFAFNFVRTSNVLNQSTPAQVAGINYSNRNRTFWLLHSNNAA, from the coding sequence ATGACTAAAGTTGTATGCCCTAGATGCAATAATAACTGCTCTGACAAGTTTTATAGGTTTGGTTTTGATAATCATGGTCATCAAAAGTATCAATGTCAAGAATGTTTTAGTCAGTTTGCACCTAAGACACTTTCTAAAGGCGGGGATAAAAGAGGTCCTAATAAACCTCGTAAATATCCCTCTTGCCCTAAATGCGGTAAAGCTACATTTTTACATCACGACTATGAATTTTATTCTAATTTGAGGTGTTGGGACAAAAGCTGTAATCATTCTTTCTATGTCCCTAAACCTCAAAGTATTCCTGAACCTTCGCAACTTGATATTGACGGCAAAGTAGACTTCTCTAACATGAGACATTCTCTTCATACTGTTATTCGAGCTCTTTACCTGTACTTTATCAATGGTAGCTCTACTAGAGGTGTCTCACAGTTCCTTATTGATTGTGAAGGAATTAAAGTATCTCATGTTACTATTGCTGACTGGACTAAAAAGTTTGCTCCTCTGTTTCTTTATATCTCTAGATATCTAAAGCCAATAGATCTTGACTCTTCTGATGAGTGGCATGTCGACGAAACTGTAATTAAAATTAAAGGCAAAAGATTCTACGCCTGGACTGTTATTGATGCTGAAACTAGATTTGTGCTTGCATTTCATCTATCTCCTTACAGAGATAGCCAGGCTGCTTTTAAAGTGCTGAACTATGCTAAGAAACATTTTGGACAGCCTCATAGTATCGTTACAGATAGATACTGGGCTTACAATGCTCCAATTAAAGTTCTGTTTCCAAACTCTAATCACATCAGAGTCGAGTCTTTTCAAGATGATATCTCTAATAACTTAATTGAATCTTTTTTTCAGATTTTCAAAAGCTGGGTTAAGCAACGCAGAGGATTTGCTTCTTTCCAGTCAGCCAACAAGTTGATTGCGGTATTTGTGTTTGCTTTTAACTTTGTTAGGACAAGCAATGTTTTGAATCAGTCTACTCCTGCTCAAGTTGCTGGGATTAATTACTCTAATCGTAATAGGACTTTTTGGCTTTTACATAGTAATAATGCCGCTTGA
- a CDS encoding M28 family metallopeptidase has product MRKFSFYVIITIIFIPVLIVSNSSVAKGEEGTNYHDNMEYHLDFLIDEELAGRKVGTEGNETTVKYLEDKFKEYGLKSPEDLGYPRFEGYQHEINTPLVRWGGEPTFEIELEDETKELDYRTDYRPRKDDYSAGGNYQGEFKHLEEYQQMFEIRDDLEGSAVLVDYYGSDFEERGYDEYEMDKWLVHQGAEVVIYPEEEDMISERNLEIGEKKTFIHSRGIIKIGVTPKLFQELVEGQDESFLNVEIPLEIDEEAAASNVMGVMPGKDELLDGYIMLAVSLDGYGRDGEGNYDPAVSESVIPQAIMLETIRELTESDFKPDKTVVFAAFNAEQLGNMGSREYLDDSPFPGELKEVIYLENIFYGENSEKQLHVNTFESPRAERMPSARLMRKMADVGDDFNIDVEKDHQTMVGSHHVFRHSGMIAVSLSGELSDPNLETDKDGLEIRHGDLELEHDELNTLVEYNKAALETITEQDVLKEIRGGASIALIPLAGLAIAVPVTRGKNAKKSVLITLAVVTVFIFATALHSMHYQLDNTWQLPEEISLDPFILLNGLALAIPSVMAMFFWTWLYYIPSVIAAAISNWYITRFQIIITSAVLYFCNVHLLINNYSHYYNALYPNFLQFSYVEYVLPLIVLGISLLIFTLIKKVTDLDGLPLLMLLILINYVLLIYLIAPHFMSQEVIELRRNNQTITY; this is encoded by the coding sequence ATGAGAAAATTTTCATTTTATGTAATTATAACTATTATTTTTATACCTGTACTAATTGTTTCTAACTCATCTGTAGCTAAAGGAGAGGAAGGAACTAATTACCACGATAACATGGAGTATCATTTAGACTTTTTAATAGATGAAGAATTGGCAGGAAGAAAAGTGGGTACTGAGGGAAATGAAACAACCGTAAAGTACTTGGAAGATAAGTTTAAGGAATATGGTCTTAAATCACCAGAAGACCTGGGATATCCCAGGTTTGAAGGCTATCAACATGAAATTAATACACCCCTAGTTCGATGGGGTGGTGAACCTACTTTTGAAATCGAACTAGAAGATGAAACAAAGGAACTAGATTACAGGACAGATTATCGGCCGCGGAAGGACGATTATAGTGCAGGTGGAAATTATCAGGGAGAATTTAAGCATCTTGAAGAATATCAACAGATGTTTGAGATACGGGACGATTTAGAAGGAAGTGCGGTGTTGGTTGATTATTATGGTTCTGATTTTGAAGAACGGGGTTATGATGAATATGAAATGGATAAGTGGTTGGTACATCAAGGGGCAGAAGTTGTGATATACCCTGAAGAGGAGGATATGATATCTGAACGCAATTTAGAAATTGGGGAGAAAAAAACTTTTATTCATTCGCGCGGTATTATAAAAATTGGAGTTACTCCAAAACTGTTTCAAGAACTGGTGGAAGGTCAAGATGAAAGTTTCTTAAATGTTGAGATCCCCTTAGAAATTGATGAAGAGGCTGCAGCTTCTAATGTTATGGGAGTAATGCCTGGCAAAGATGAATTATTGGATGGTTACATTATGTTAGCAGTTTCCCTTGATGGTTATGGTCGAGATGGAGAAGGTAATTATGATCCAGCAGTTTCCGAAAGTGTTATACCTCAAGCGATTATGCTAGAAACTATCAGAGAATTAACAGAGTCAGATTTTAAGCCAGATAAAACTGTAGTTTTTGCAGCATTTAATGCAGAACAATTAGGTAATATGGGATCCCGGGAATACTTGGATGATTCACCTTTTCCCGGGGAACTAAAAGAAGTCATTTATCTAGAAAATATATTTTACGGTGAAAATAGTGAAAAACAGTTGCATGTAAATACTTTTGAAAGCCCCAGGGCCGAGAGAATGCCATCAGCTCGATTGATGAGAAAAATGGCTGATGTTGGGGATGACTTTAATATTGATGTTGAAAAGGACCATCAGACTATGGTGGGTTCTCATCATGTCTTCAGACATAGTGGGATGATTGCAGTATCCCTATCAGGCGAACTAAGTGACCCCAATCTGGAAACTGATAAAGATGGTTTGGAAATAAGACACGGTGATTTGGAATTAGAGCATGACGAACTAAATACATTGGTAGAGTACAATAAAGCTGCCCTTGAGACTATAACTGAACAGGATGTTTTAAAGGAAATCCGGGGAGGCGCGTCAATTGCCTTAATCCCCCTGGCCGGCCTAGCAATTGCTGTTCCTGTAACTAGGGGTAAAAATGCTAAAAAATCAGTATTAATAACTTTAGCAGTAGTAACTGTATTTATCTTTGCTACGGCTCTTCACTCCATGCATTATCAGCTCGATAATACATGGCAGCTGCCAGAGGAGATAAGCCTTGATCCTTTTATACTGCTTAACGGGTTGGCCTTGGCTATACCTTCGGTAATGGCAATGTTTTTCTGGACCTGGCTTTATTATATTCCCAGTGTAATAGCCGCAGCAATTTCTAATTGGTATATTACCAGATTTCAAATAATTATAACTTCAGCTGTACTGTACTTCTGTAATGTTCATTTACTGATTAACAATTATTCACACTACTATAATGCTTTATATCCCAATTTTCTTCAGTTTAGTTATGTAGAATACGTGCTACCTTTAATAGTACTAGGAATATCCTTATTGATATTTACATTGATTAAAAAAGTAACTGATTTGGATGGATTGCCCTTATTGATGTTATTGATTTTGATTAATTATGTTTTACTAATTTATTTAATCGCGCCTCACTTTATGTCACAGGAAGTTATAGAGCTCAGGCGTAACAATCAAACTATCACTTATTAA
- a CDS encoding Dps family protein, with protein MEDTKVQLSNRVPQDNHDGNFNLQTSGMDTTMPGHSSNHSMITRQEPRTEKPYRDLACGINLPFNTRQEMGLMLDDHQCALTVVLHQYNKHHWLTEGAESFLSLHHLLEEHIHKTQEHIDKIGERVARLGVVPTAHPETQHQISYIKHEIEGRYSMRDFLRNDLENELKLQEMLRKTIGRAHEIQDYGTVEVLEEILVDREDLGYHLFSVLEDDTLVQKSALGFSNRADY; from the coding sequence TTGGAAGATACTAAAGTTCAACTGTCCAATAGGGTTCCTCAAGACAACCACGATGGAAACTTTAACTTGCAGACATCAGGTATGGATACCACAATGCCAGGACATTCAAGCAATCACTCAATGATTACCCGGCAAGAACCACGGACAGAAAAGCCCTATCGAGATCTGGCCTGTGGAATTAATCTACCCTTTAATACCAGACAAGAAATGGGCTTAATGTTAGACGACCATCAGTGCGCTTTGACAGTAGTATTGCATCAGTACAATAAACATCACTGGCTAACAGAAGGTGCTGAGTCCTTTTTAAGTCTTCACCATTTATTGGAGGAACACATCCATAAGACCCAGGAACACATCGATAAAATTGGTGAAAGAGTAGCCCGCCTGGGAGTAGTGCCAACTGCTCACCCTGAGACCCAACATCAAATTTCTTATATTAAGCACGAGATAGAGGGTCGCTACTCGATGAGGGATTTCTTGCGAAACGATTTAGAAAATGAACTAAAACTACAAGAAATGCTGCGAAAAACTATCGGCAGGGCTCATGAAATTCAGGACTACGGTACAGTGGAAGTTCTTGAGGAAATCCTTGTAGATAGAGAAGACTTAGGATATCACCTGTTTAGCGTCCTGGAAGACGACACATTAGTTCAAAAGTCAGCTCTGGGATTCAGCAATCGAGCTGATTATTAA
- a CDS encoding carboxymuconolactone decarboxylase family protein produces the protein MMNDPKQLLNEFMEGLQSFEDEAPEQTQAFMNLLGASYKDEALSNKTKELISVAIGAYNRCEYCIAFHVYKALEAGATKEEIYESAMVSVAFGGGPSMAYSVTLVKKSVEAFLPEFQS, from the coding sequence ATAATGAACGATCCGAAACAATTATTAAACGAATTTATGGAAGGTCTTCAAAGTTTTGAAGATGAGGCACCTGAACAAACTCAGGCATTTATGAACCTATTAGGAGCTTCCTACAAAGATGAAGCTTTATCAAACAAGACAAAGGAATTAATCAGTGTGGCCATCGGTGCTTATAACCGCTGTGAATACTGCATCGCTTTCCACGTTTATAAAGCCCTTGAAGCTGGAGCCACAAAGGAAGAGATTTATGAATCAGCTATGGTTTCTGTTGCTTTCGGTGGTGGACCATCCATGGCTTACTCCGTCACTTTGGTCAAGAAATCAGTAGAAGCATTTTTACCTGAATTTCAAAGCTAA
- a CDS encoding sodium:solute symporter family protein, whose translation MLSITHIVSILFTLILVTAVGIYSASRVNSASDFSVGGRSISASLIIGTIVGTLVGGAATIGTAQLAFTDGFSAWWFTLGGGLTCIFMGTFLAKPLRQAEVDTIPGFLASFYGQKARPIASTFSSMGIFLNVVGQTLAAVALITSMVNISSMLAAIIAVFLIIVYVIFGGVWGTGLVGRLKVILLYISLVAAGLAAFYYIGGTVGIAENFHPLEMNREWYSLFNRGINTDLAAGFSMFVGVLSTQTYLQAVFSGKNIATSIKGSVISGIIIPPIGLLAMLVGLFMRVSHPTIEPRSALPLFVINYLPDWIGGIVLATLLISIIGTGAGLILGISTMLSQDLYKKLINPSASQKKVLLFTRSAIILFSTLTLLFVTGNLQSLILNWSFLSMGLRGATICIPLLGAIFLKDYINPKAGLVALFLAPLITIIWAIMPQATIDPLYIGLGVSLLTVLFGSIFK comes from the coding sequence ATGTTGTCCATAACTCATATAGTTAGTATTTTGTTTACTTTGATTTTAGTTACAGCAGTTGGCATATACTCTGCTTCTAGGGTAAACAGCGCCAGCGATTTTTCTGTAGGAGGGAGATCAATAAGTGCATCCTTAATAATTGGTACAATTGTTGGAACTTTAGTAGGAGGAGCGGCTACCATTGGAACAGCTCAACTAGCCTTCACCGATGGTTTTAGTGCCTGGTGGTTTACTCTAGGGGGTGGATTGACCTGTATTTTTATGGGAACTTTTTTAGCAAAACCATTAAGACAAGCAGAAGTAGATACAATTCCAGGCTTTTTGGCTTCCTTTTATGGACAAAAGGCCAGACCTATAGCCAGTACATTTTCCTCCATGGGAATATTTTTAAATGTAGTTGGACAAACCCTGGCAGCTGTGGCTTTAATCACTTCTATGGTCAATATTAGTTCCATGTTAGCTGCAATAATTGCGGTGTTTTTAATAATCGTATATGTTATCTTCGGAGGAGTTTGGGGAACTGGTCTAGTTGGAAGGCTAAAAGTAATTTTATTGTATATTTCACTAGTAGCAGCCGGTTTAGCTGCTTTTTATTATATTGGCGGCACAGTTGGAATTGCAGAAAATTTCCATCCATTAGAAATGAATAGAGAATGGTACAGTTTATTTAATAGAGGTATCAATACCGACTTGGCTGCAGGATTTTCCATGTTTGTGGGGGTTTTATCTACCCAAACCTATTTACAGGCAGTCTTCTCAGGAAAAAATATCGCAACTTCTATTAAAGGGTCAGTTATTTCAGGAATCATTATTCCGCCCATCGGTTTACTTGCTATGTTGGTAGGTCTTTTTATGAGGGTTTCTCACCCCACCATAGAGCCCAGAAGTGCATTACCTTTATTTGTGATCAATTATCTTCCTGATTGGATAGGCGGAATTGTCCTGGCCACCCTGTTAATTTCTATTATTGGAACAGGTGCAGGTCTAATTCTGGGTATTAGCACAATGCTAAGCCAAGATCTATACAAAAAATTAATTAATCCTTCTGCATCCCAGAAAAAAGTGTTACTATTTACCAGGTCAGCTATTATTTTATTCAGTACTTTAACTCTTTTGTTTGTTACCGGAAATTTACAATCATTGATTCTTAACTGGAGCTTCTTATCTATGGGATTAAGAGGTGCTACTATCTGTATCCCATTATTAGGAGCTATCTTTTTAAAAGATTATATTAATCCTAAGGCCGGCCTTGTAGCTTTATTCCTGGCTCCTTTGATTACTATTATTTGGGCAATCATGCCCCAGGCTACAATAGACCCTCTTTACATCGGGTTGGGAGTAAGTCTTCTTACAGTGTTGTTTGGCTCAATATTTAAATAA
- a CDS encoding class I SAM-dependent methyltransferase codes for MKRKVINWKWEDSEAQKSFIEWQGFPSDEDSLKEVEEAEGLTGIRPGAKILDLGCGNGRHAIELAKKGYSVVGIDVAELYLEEARKRSQKEGLQIEYRLQRGSELTETDEYDMIFAYNHTLGFMSPEELMDHFAKIYKALKPQGVFFLKTAGPQIKPDQTTDQEKDWAEQEDKFIMSEKSIVDGYRYEKCIVIDLTKEEIIEYREKQRAFSFEEVKNVLTEAGFSKIDSYKDLQGNQANRNEFGVYICKK; via the coding sequence TTGAAGCGAAAAGTAATCAACTGGAAGTGGGAGGACAGTGAAGCCCAAAAGTCGTTTATCGAATGGCAAGGTTTTCCCAGTGATGAAGACTCCCTTAAAGAAGTTGAAGAAGCCGAAGGTTTAACTGGAATTAGGCCAGGGGCAAAAATATTGGATTTGGGATGTGGTAACGGTAGACATGCCATCGAATTGGCAAAAAAAGGTTATTCCGTAGTAGGGATTGATGTTGCAGAGCTATACTTAGAAGAAGCGAGAAAACGCAGCCAAAAAGAAGGATTACAGATCGAATACAGATTGCAGAGAGGCTCAGAGCTCACTGAAACTGATGAATATGATATGATATTTGCATATAATCATACACTAGGTTTTATGAGCCCTGAAGAGTTGATGGATCATTTTGCTAAGATTTATAAGGCTCTAAAACCCCAAGGAGTTTTCTTTTTAAAGACTGCTGGTCCCCAGATAAAGCCTGATCAGACTACGGATCAAGAGAAAGACTGGGCAGAACAGGAAGATAAATTTATTATGAGCGAAAAATCCATAGTTGACGGATATCGCTATGAAAAGTGTATTGTGATAGACTTGACTAAAGAAGAAATCATTGAATATCGTGAAAAACAGAGAGCTTTTTCCTTTGAAGAAGTAAAAAATGTATTAACAGAAGCTGGTTTCTCCAAAATAGACAGTTACAAAGATTTACAGGGGAACCAAGCTAATAGAAATGAGTTTGGTGTGTATATTTGTAAGAAATAA
- a CDS encoding GTPase, whose amino-acid sequence MPANLPPQYYEAEEAYRKATTPEDKMEALKTMLKEIPKHKGTEKLQADIKRRMARLREEEDKKKKSYKSTYNPFHIEKQGAGQIVLVGYPNTGKSSLVATLTRAKAKVADYPYSTALPLPGMMPYRDTWVQLVDTPPVMEDSIASELIGTIRNADALLIMIDAGSDDCLDQLEGCLNLLQDKGVIDLSEDGEIVAPIPYMVVAMKMDLPGAKENMDLIKEFNPELTIWEAATDGTGLDQLREELFEILEVIRVYGKPAGKPVDTERPFILRKGSTVLDFAETVHRDFPDKLQSALVWGSARFDGQAVPQDHVLEDGDIVELQIR is encoded by the coding sequence ATGCCTGCTAATCTTCCACCACAATATTATGAGGCTGAAGAAGCGTATCGTAAAGCTACAACTCCTGAAGACAAAATGGAAGCATTGAAAACTATGTTAAAGGAAATTCCCAAACATAAGGGTACGGAAAAACTTCAAGCTGATATTAAAAGAAGGATGGCTCGCCTCCGAGAAGAAGAGGACAAGAAAAAGAAATCTTATAAAAGTACGTACAACCCTTTTCATATTGAAAAGCAGGGAGCCGGACAGATAGTTTTAGTTGGTTATCCTAATACGGGGAAATCCTCTTTAGTAGCAACATTGACACGTGCTAAAGCCAAGGTGGCAGATTACCCCTACTCTACAGCTTTACCTCTTCCGGGAATGATGCCTTATCGGGACACATGGGTACAATTAGTCGACACACCTCCGGTGATGGAAGATAGTATTGCTTCGGAATTAATCGGTACTATCAGAAATGCCGATGCTTTACTTATTATGATTGATGCTGGTTCTGATGATTGTTTGGATCAACTGGAAGGTTGTTTAAACTTACTACAGGATAAAGGTGTGATTGACCTGTCGGAAGATGGGGAAATTGTCGCTCCTATACCTTATATGGTGGTGGCTATGAAAATGGATTTGCCGGGGGCAAAGGAAAATATGGATCTAATAAAGGAGTTCAATCCTGAACTGACAATTTGGGAGGCAGCTACAGATGGTACAGGTCTAGATCAATTAAGAGAAGAGTTATTTGAAATTTTAGAAGTTATTCGAGTATATGGTAAACCTGCTGGAAAACCCGTAGACACCGAACGTCCATTTATTTTAAGAAAGGGAAGTACAGTTTTGGACTTTGCCGAAACTGTCCATAGGGACTTTCCCGATAAACTGCAAAGTGCTTTGGTATGGGGGTCAGCACGTTTTGATGGACAGGCGGTACCCCAGGATCATGTCTTAGAAGACGGGGATATAGTGGAATTACAAATCAGGTGA
- a CDS encoding DUF2284 domain-containing protein, whose protein sequence is MNDQHVEDLINKYGFQDYKWIDSKEIVVKQWVRFKCLFMCDTYGTKAVCPPNMPTVQECEKFFSEYSKAVILRIQVPAYHGDKDSEVFREIDKNLIELEKEIFYAGYYKVMAFLATICYQCQDCPREMTDCVYKQWSRPTPEALGVDVFETVKKVGYPIEVLSNYQQQMNRYAIIMIE, encoded by the coding sequence ATGAATGATCAACATGTGGAAGACTTAATAAACAAATATGGGTTTCAAGATTATAAGTGGATAGACTCTAAGGAAATAGTCGTCAAGCAATGGGTTCGTTTTAAATGTTTATTTATGTGTGATACTTATGGCACAAAAGCAGTGTGTCCGCCTAATATGCCCACAGTCCAAGAATGTGAAAAGTTTTTTTCTGAATACTCCAAAGCGGTAATTTTACGTATTCAAGTCCCAGCTTATCACGGAGATAAAGATTCTGAAGTATTCAGAGAAATTGATAAGAACTTAATAGAACTGGAAAAAGAAATATTTTATGCAGGTTATTATAAAGTCATGGCTTTTTTAGCAACTATCTGTTATCAATGTCAAGATTGTCCCAGGGAAATGACTGATTGTGTTTATAAACAGTGGTCTCGTCCTACACCAGAGGCTTTGGGAGTAGACGTGTTTGAAACAGTTAAAAAAGTTGGCTATCCAATAGAAGTGCTGTCAAATTATCAGCAGCAAATGAATAGATACGCTATCATAATGATTGAATGA
- a CDS encoding DJ-1/PfpI family protein: protein MNQHYSVGILIFDQVEVLDFTGPYEVFSVTRFKGQSYDSEDRTPFQVDTISETGEQVECRHGLKVQPDRSFQTSGQYDILVIPGGLGVRWQVKNSKLLDWIRKQNEGTMLTTSVCTGSILLAEAGLLKGKKATTHHENLTKLASSYPEVTVVRDQKVVDEGNFITSAGISAGINMAFQVVERLFGAEISQQTQEFMEYNLKQ, encoded by the coding sequence ATGAATCAACATTATAGTGTGGGGATTCTGATTTTTGATCAGGTGGAGGTTCTAGATTTTACTGGACCTTATGAGGTGTTTTCAGTCACTAGATTTAAAGGTCAATCCTATGATTCTGAAGATAGGACTCCATTTCAAGTGGATACTATTTCGGAAACAGGTGAGCAAGTAGAGTGTCGTCATGGTCTTAAAGTACAGCCCGACAGATCTTTTCAGACTAGTGGACAATATGACATATTAGTAATTCCGGGTGGATTAGGTGTGAGATGGCAAGTGAAAAATTCAAAATTATTAGACTGGATCAGAAAGCAAAATGAAGGGACAATGTTAACAACTTCTGTCTGCACTGGTTCAATACTACTTGCCGAAGCTGGACTTTTGAAGGGCAAAAAAGCAACAACTCATCATGAAAATTTAACAAAGCTAGCAAGCTCTTATCCAGAGGTTACTGTAGTACGAGATCAGAAAGTTGTGGATGAAGGTAATTTCATAACTTCTGCCGGGATTTCCGCTGGGATAAATATGGCTTTTCAAGTAGTTGAAAGGCTGTTTGGGGCTGAAATTTCTCAACAAACCCAGGAATTTATGGAATATAATCTTAAACAATAA